From Candidatus Dormiibacterota bacterium:
GCCTTCGTCTGGCCCGTTCTGTACGCCGCCCTGAGATTCTTCGCCAGCCACCGGCTCCGTCTGGGCTGGATGAGTCTGCGCTACGCCAACGGCTTCTTGACGGTGAACATGGCCGCACTTCTCGGCTCCGGCTGGACGATGCTGTCGGAGTACCGATCGGGGCTGGCCCCGCCCGTCGCGGATCGCCTGACGCGGGTCTGTGTCTTTCTGACGATCGCCTGGCTCGTCGAGGTGACCGTCGCGACGGCCCCGTCCCTGCGCCGGCGGACCGCTCCCCAGGCCGCGGCCGCCGGGATCGCCCTCGTCGCTCTCCTGGTGTCGTTGCGCCTCGGTCCGGCGTCCGGCGCCGGGACACCGGCCGCGGGCACTCGGCCCGGTCGCGGAGAAACGGCGGACCCCGCCGCCTCGCTCTCGGGCGGCCCGGCCGCGGATCCATCCGTCCCAGGAACTGATGGAGGCCCCCCCGCGGTGGGCCGCCGCCTGCTGCTTCTGAATTTCGACGGAGCCGACCTCGACACGATCTTGACGATGCAGGCCCAGGGGAAGCTCCCGGGGTTCTCACGCCTGGTGCAGGAGGGGTCCTACGGTCGTCTCGCGTCCATCGCGCCATGCGTGGCCCCGGTGACCCGCGCCACCTTGATCACGGGCATGCTGCCTTACCGCCACGGCGTGCGCAGCGACCAGGTCAGGAGTGTCTTCGGCCGCCCTCCCCGGTTCGACATCGTGCCGCCCGGCATCGGATTCGATCTCCTGCTGGCGCCCGTTCTGGAGCGGCGGGCGTCGTCGGTCTCCGGGCGGCGGACACAGGCGTTCTGGGAGATCAGCGGGCGCCAGGGCGGTCGAGGCGAGGCGGCCGGCTGGGACATCGACCTGGACGACGCCCGCGCGGAGTGGCCGGAGG
This genomic window contains:
- a CDS encoding alkaline phosphatase family protein, whose amino-acid sequence is MTFPKLVAHAAMAGLYGGLVVALLLRLANSPGGSERGWPVVAPLVVILAYTLAAAFVWPVLYAALRFFASHRLRLGWMSLRYANGFLTVNMAALLGSGWTMLSEYRSGLAPPVADRLTRVCVFLTIAWLVEVTVATAPSLRRRTAPQAAAAGIALVALLVSLRLGPASGAGTPAAGTRPGRGETADPAASLSGGPAADPSVPGTDGGPPAVGRRLLLLNFDGADLDTILTMQAQGKLPGFSRLVQEGSYGRLASIAPCVAPVTRATLITGMLPYRHGVRSDQVRSVFGRPPRFDIVPPGIGFDLLLAPVLERRASSVSGRRTQAFWEISGRQGGRGEAAGWDIDLDDARAEWPEVATDGAQKDWIGKVLDPEVMRQKDPKARSLVREIKRAVAADTSVLDALRRFGTRNERGVAALSFPGLDRVAHVFLRYARPADFGNVGARDVDLYGPVLERYYRRIDGIVESALRAEAESTLVLVTATHGIEPAPPLHRLRDEILGGEHLSGVHEDTPAGFLFAHGVVVSRGRVFGKGSIADVTPTVLYALGLPVARDTHGSILAGLFSEAYTAAHPVTVIGSYDMDQ